The following proteins are co-located in the Haliotis asinina isolate JCU_RB_2024 chromosome 13, JCU_Hal_asi_v2, whole genome shotgun sequence genome:
- the LOC137260342 gene encoding THAP domain-containing protein 1-like translates to MAADHCCVPLCTSVARNDGSLSFHTFPKPEALRKRWKVAIRRDVGPFFTITRKSVVCSKHFRPEDYKYTPVRRTLKQGSVPSIFPWTLENMKSRKAPAIRHPLMPKNSNSSESPTSSLLDCDPHEEEEDSLSAQTQTDVSLPDTQHLLKRILELEKEKDLLKQQLTIERFGLERFAGNDDLIQYYTSFRS, encoded by the exons ATGGCTGCTGACCATTGTTGTGTACCTCTGTGTACATCCGTTGCACGAAACGACGGTTCACTGTCATTTCACACGTTTCCAAAGCCCGAAGCTCTTCGAAAGAGGTGGAAAGTTGCTATTCGACGAGACGTAGGACCCTTCTTTACG ATAACAAGGAAGAGTGTTGTATGCTCGAAGCATTTCCGGCCCGAGGACTACAAGTACACACCAGTAAGGAGGACCCTCAAGCAAGGATCTGTGCCATCCATATTTCCTTGGACCTTGGAAAATATGAAGTCGAGGAAAGCACCAGCCATCCGTCATCCACTTATGCCGAAAAATTCAAATTCATCAGAAAG TCCTACAAGCTCCCTGTTAGACTGTGACCCCCATGAAGAAGAGGAGGACAGTTTGTCAGCTCAGACCCAGACAGATGTCAGCCTGCCAGATACACAGCATCTTCTAAAAAGAATTCTGGAGCTGGAGAAGGAGAAAGATTTGTTAAAACAACAGCTCACCATTGAGAGATTTGGATTAGAAAGATTCGCTGGAAATGATGATCTCATCCAGTACTACACATCATTTCGTTCTTAA